A window of Natronolimnobius sp. AArcel1 contains these coding sequences:
- a CDS encoding M28 family metallopeptidase — MDDHGANEQTSENPTLECALGRAWTDERAWTLLTNLTELPHRMGGSSGERRAAESVQAALEEAGVTDVQVDEFPMQYWERGSTALTVLGGDGSETANSTADGTDTARLEREFDAIALPYSPDARVEGPLVDVGYGTPEEIAAADLQDAIAVASTTTPPEQRFVHRMEKFGHALEAGATAFLFANHVPGQLPPTGALTFNAEAAAPGVGVSAETHDWLTTYAERGTRARIRVDAETTAGSSQNVHGTVGPDTDEEVLVVAHYDGHDISEAALDNGCGIATVVAASAILESIADDLACQVRIAGVGCEEIGLLGAEALADRADLESVRAVVNVDGAGRFRNLRALSHGSEALADLADDVASDAGQPIGHDPDPHPFSDHWPFLRAGVPSLQLHSEPPEGHERGRGWGHTTADTRDKVDPRNLREHALMTALLVRVLTRAEIPRIDDQELRTQLREQDYEPGMRAADIWPAAWESNDE, encoded by the coding sequence ATGGACGACCACGGAGCCAACGAGCAGACGAGCGAGAACCCCACGCTCGAGTGTGCCCTCGGCCGCGCGTGGACCGACGAGCGAGCCTGGACGCTGCTAACGAACCTGACCGAACTCCCGCATCGAATGGGCGGCTCGAGCGGCGAGCGCCGCGCGGCTGAATCCGTCCAGGCAGCGCTCGAGGAAGCAGGTGTCACGGACGTGCAGGTCGACGAGTTTCCGATGCAGTACTGGGAGCGCGGGTCGACGGCGCTTACTGTTCTAGGCGGAGACGGATCTGAGACTGCCAATTCGACAGCGGATGGAACAGACACGGCGCGCCTCGAGCGCGAATTCGACGCCATCGCGTTGCCGTACTCGCCCGACGCACGCGTCGAAGGGCCGCTCGTCGACGTTGGCTACGGCACTCCCGAAGAGATTGCGGCGGCCGACCTGCAGGATGCAATCGCCGTTGCGAGCACGACGACGCCACCGGAACAGCGGTTCGTCCACCGAATGGAGAAGTTCGGCCACGCGCTCGAGGCCGGTGCGACGGCCTTTCTCTTCGCGAACCACGTCCCCGGCCAGTTACCGCCGACCGGCGCGCTGACGTTCAACGCCGAAGCCGCCGCGCCCGGTGTCGGCGTCAGCGCGGAAACGCACGACTGGCTCACGACGTACGCCGAGCGCGGAACGCGCGCACGAATTCGGGTCGACGCCGAGACGACTGCAGGGTCGAGTCAGAACGTCCACGGGACGGTCGGCCCGGACACCGACGAGGAAGTCCTGGTCGTTGCACACTACGACGGCCACGACATCTCCGAGGCCGCGCTGGACAACGGCTGTGGCATCGCGACCGTCGTCGCCGCGAGTGCGATCCTCGAGTCCATTGCGGACGACCTCGCCTGTCAGGTCCGGATCGCAGGCGTGGGCTGCGAGGAAATCGGCCTCCTTGGAGCAGAGGCACTGGCCGACCGCGCCGACCTCGAGTCGGTTCGAGCCGTGGTCAACGTCGACGGGGCAGGCCGATTCAGGAATCTTCGGGCGCTTTCACATGGCTCGGAGGCGCTGGCCGACCTCGCTGATGACGTAGCGAGCGACGCGGGCCAGCCAATCGGTCACGATCCGGACCCACATCCGTTCAGCGATCACTGGCCGTTCCTGCGCGCCGGGGTTCCGTCACTCCAACTGCACAGCGAGCCACCGGAGGGACACGAACGCGGGCGCGGGTGGGGCCACACGACAGCCGACACGCGGGATAAAGTCGACCCGCGAAACCTGCGCGAGCACGCACTGATGACGGCGTTGCTGGTCCGAGTACTCACGCGGGCCGAGATTCCACGAATCGACGATCAGGAGTTGCGAACACAGTTGCGAGAACAGGACTACGAACCGGGCATGCGAGCAGCAGATATCTGGCCGGCCGCGTGGGAGAGCAACGACGAGTAA
- a CDS encoding DNA-directed RNA polymerase subunit epsilon, producing MHDDGPEPGPRGPGREHNRDQPPRGEYDAEPTQNRRLETRPGSGSLSRADVQRDSTVRQWGVVTPSATVIGRAESPDADLSENVRRLHDEQHAATPGYSERAHRLDRLRTTQALCNALEVTPWQRDLALGVMDEIDLTEFGSQRAIEKVALVAIRHVVDVDRQSYFGLDDIDAQALSADRMEELFAQYRAHDITDESRFKQLAATYGLDTTSLNRLRRVLKDQLEDDLPAYGRNPYRDPNLPSVTDSTDSQDGVDGTESEPA from the coding sequence ATGCACGACGACGGTCCCGAACCCGGTCCGCGCGGTCCGGGCCGCGAGCACAATCGCGACCAGCCTCCACGCGGCGAGTACGACGCCGAACCCACCCAGAATCGCCGTCTCGAGACTCGGCCCGGCTCCGGGTCGCTCTCGCGGGCGGATGTCCAGCGCGACTCGACGGTCCGCCAGTGGGGTGTCGTCACGCCGAGTGCGACCGTCATCGGCCGCGCGGAGTCACCCGACGCGGACCTCTCGGAGAACGTCCGTCGCCTCCACGACGAACAGCACGCGGCGACGCCCGGCTACAGCGAGCGCGCCCACCGACTCGACCGACTGCGGACGACACAGGCGCTGTGTAACGCACTCGAGGTGACGCCGTGGCAGCGCGACCTCGCACTCGGTGTGATGGACGAGATCGATCTGACCGAGTTCGGTAGCCAGCGCGCCATTGAGAAGGTTGCGCTGGTAGCGATCCGCCACGTCGTCGACGTCGACCGCCAGTCGTACTTCGGATTGGACGATATCGACGCGCAGGCACTATCAGCCGACCGGATGGAGGAACTGTTCGCTCAGTACCGCGCCCACGACATCACCGACGAATCGCGGTTCAAGCAACTCGCCGCGACCTACGGGCTCGATACGACGAGTCTCAACCGGCTTCGCCGGGTCCTGAAAGACCAACTCGAGGACGACCTGCCTGCGTACGGTCGGAACCCGTACCGCGATCCGAACCTGCCGAGTGTGACCGACTCTACTGACTCGCAAGATGGTGTCGACGGGACCGAAAGCGAGCCAGCATAG
- a CDS encoding DNA polymerase beta superfamily protein: protein MPTVPPAVRSRIEACLADLEATHEIAIPLAVARGSRSWGGASADSDYDVGFVFVPDDLRQYAHLGGTIETIDDSRAEIELQGLSVRNFASLLADSNESALDLLRSPVQYRMQFDPTDLVEYMTRAYNPIDLYHDWRAIASTNYRKYLSDHLVRSDDEIFPILERTAEGYVVACDSDETGEETMTVGADDERFTETQTKPTVKRNLTITRAAMSAYYLTATGDDGAHELPVIDFGTFLDEQAPTVFEADRIDRARDLLERKRRGEGSAVVGDQVDREFAHPPKRIDPEVHALEGPNPKRLNAFVDDLIGAVQ from the coding sequence ATCCCTACCGTTCCACCAGCCGTCCGTAGCCGAATTGAGGCCTGTCTCGCAGATCTCGAGGCGACACACGAAATCGCAATTCCGCTGGCTGTCGCCCGCGGCAGTCGGTCGTGGGGTGGGGCGAGTGCCGACAGCGACTACGACGTTGGGTTCGTCTTCGTTCCCGACGACCTCCGCCAATACGCCCATCTCGGTGGCACCATCGAGACCATCGACGACAGCCGCGCCGAGATCGAACTACAGGGGCTGAGCGTCCGGAACTTCGCCTCCTTGCTCGCAGATTCGAACGAGAGCGCGCTCGATCTTCTTCGCAGCCCAGTCCAGTATCGGATGCAGTTCGATCCGACTGACCTCGTGGAATACATGACGCGCGCGTACAACCCAATCGACCTCTATCACGACTGGCGCGCCATTGCGTCGACCAACTACCGAAAGTACCTGTCTGACCATCTGGTTCGGTCCGACGACGAAATTTTTCCCATTCTCGAGCGCACGGCTGAGGGCTACGTCGTCGCTTGCGACAGTGACGAAACCGGCGAGGAGACGATGACTGTCGGTGCTGACGACGAGCGATTTACCGAGACACAGACGAAGCCAACGGTCAAGCGTAATCTCACGATCACCCGCGCGGCGATGTCCGCCTACTATCTCACGGCAACGGGCGACGACGGCGCGCACGAGCTGCCAGTGATCGACTTCGGGACGTTTCTGGACGAACAGGCCCCGACCGTCTTCGAGGCCGACCGGATCGACCGCGCCCGCGATCTCCTCGAGCGAAAGCGCCGTGGCGAAGGAAGCGCTGTCGTCGGCGATCAGGTCGACCGCGAGTTCGCCCACCCACCGAAACGGATAGATCCCGAGGTTCACGCGCTCGAGGGCCCCAATCCGAAGCGATTGAACGCGTTCGTTGATGACCTGATTGGCGCTGTGCAATGA
- a CDS encoding ABC transporter ATP-binding protein: MTENQFEPPDHIDNSLWLLVRRYARPHTLRYVLAAIGTLLAQIPQRLPALVIGVALDAILLQDTPYSLPLLPDAWIPETTTGQVQFTIGLLVAAYILDGTMTWFAGRLEGTARLQTLHEIRVDAFDAVVGHERSFFDRHQTGDVMSVLNNDVSNMNRFGSNAYEGIRLSAQILVAFAFMLTIHVPLAALLALMPLLLIALCQWYTTRVGPRYENVRESVGRVNSRLEDSIEGIATVKAFAREDAERDRLESASRSYLDRNWSVIRLRLVFSLASWVIVSSAFIGLLALGAYLVLEGAPAWFGGSLTAGALLTFLMYSQSFYAPIRQLMLDVLDSYEDALASSKRITSVLEGDHPDRNEGRELTVLEGRVEYEDVSFTYEGADEETLTGVTVTAEPGSLIGVVGPTGAGKSTLTKLLFRFYEPDRGSIRIDGTDISDVSRRSLREHLGYVSQDPFLFYGTVRENITYGLHETDYQEVSDRASGEERSASREVDRRETSNSASGEHEARRASKTVDHAAVVDAATLAGAHEFITDLENGYDTQVGERGASLSGGQRQRIAIARAILKEPDVLILDEATSHVDNETERQIQRSIDATAGEQTTIAIAHRLSTIRNADQILVVDDGEVVERGTHDELLEQDGLYADLWRVQVGDLEAVSDAFLERARARLGESARRRGAAETERPEEVSR; the protein is encoded by the coding sequence GTGACGGAGAACCAGTTCGAGCCACCCGATCATATCGACAACTCGCTGTGGCTGCTGGTCCGTCGGTACGCCCGGCCCCACACGCTCCGGTACGTCCTCGCGGCAATCGGGACGCTACTCGCCCAGATTCCCCAGCGGCTGCCGGCGCTCGTCATCGGCGTCGCGCTGGATGCGATCCTCCTGCAGGACACGCCGTATTCGCTCCCGTTGCTTCCTGACGCCTGGATTCCCGAGACGACGACCGGTCAGGTCCAGTTCACTATCGGGTTGCTCGTTGCGGCTTACATCCTCGACGGGACGATGACCTGGTTCGCCGGTCGACTCGAGGGGACGGCGCGGTTGCAGACGCTCCACGAGATCCGGGTTGACGCCTTCGATGCAGTCGTCGGCCACGAGCGGTCCTTTTTCGACCGCCACCAGACGGGCGATGTCATGAGCGTCCTGAACAATGATGTCTCGAACATGAACCGCTTCGGGAGCAACGCCTACGAGGGGATCAGGCTCTCGGCGCAGATCCTCGTCGCCTTCGCGTTCATGCTCACGATCCACGTCCCGCTGGCCGCGCTACTGGCGCTCATGCCGCTGCTGCTGATCGCGCTGTGTCAGTGGTACACGACTCGCGTCGGGCCTCGCTACGAGAACGTCCGCGAAAGCGTTGGCCGGGTGAATTCGCGGCTCGAGGACAGCATCGAGGGTATCGCGACGGTCAAAGCCTTCGCGCGCGAGGATGCAGAACGGGATCGACTCGAATCCGCCTCGCGGTCGTACCTTGATCGCAACTGGTCGGTGATCCGGCTGCGGCTCGTCTTCAGTCTCGCGAGTTGGGTAATCGTCTCGTCTGCGTTCATCGGTCTCCTCGCTCTCGGCGCGTATCTGGTCCTCGAAGGGGCGCCAGCGTGGTTCGGGGGTTCGCTGACTGCTGGTGCGCTGTTGACGTTCCTGATGTACAGCCAGTCGTTCTACGCGCCGATCCGCCAGCTGATGCTCGACGTGCTGGACAGCTACGAGGACGCGCTGGCCTCGAGCAAGCGAATCACCTCGGTACTGGAAGGCGACCACCCCGACCGAAACGAAGGCCGGGAACTGACGGTCCTCGAGGGCCGCGTTGAGTACGAGGACGTCTCCTTCACCTATGAGGGGGCCGATGAGGAGACGCTGACTGGTGTCACCGTTACCGCGGAACCGGGCTCGCTTATCGGCGTCGTCGGGCCGACGGGTGCAGGCAAGTCGACACTGACGAAGCTACTCTTCCGGTTCTACGAGCCGGATCGGGGTTCGATCCGGATCGATGGGACCGACATCAGCGATGTCTCCCGCCGAAGCCTGCGCGAGCACCTTGGCTACGTCTCGCAGGATCCGTTCCTCTTCTATGGAACCGTCCGGGAGAATATTACGTACGGGCTTCACGAGACCGACTATCAGGAGGTCTCGGATAGAGCGAGCGGAGAGGAACGATCCGCGAGCCGCGAGGTCGACCGAAGGGAGACCTCGAATAGTGCGAGCGGGGAGCACGAGGCGCGACGCGCCTCGAAAACCGTCGACCACGCAGCTGTCGTTGACGCCGCGACACTCGCGGGGGCCCACGAGTTCATCACCGACCTCGAGAATGGGTACGACACCCAGGTCGGCGAGCGTGGCGCGAGCCTCTCGGGGGGCCAGCGCCAGCGAATCGCCATCGCGCGGGCGATTCTCAAGGAGCCCGATGTCCTCATCTTGGACGAGGCGACGAGTCATGTCGACAACGAGACCGAACGCCAGATCCAGCGCAGTATCGACGCGACGGCGGGCGAGCAGACGACAATCGCGATTGCCCACCGACTGTCGACGATTCGCAACGCCGACCAGATCCTCGTCGTCGACGACGGCGAGGTCGTCGAGCGCGGCACGCACGACGAGTTACTCGAGCAGGACGGACTCTACGCCGATCTCTGGCGGGTGCAGGTCGGCGACCTCGAGGCCGTCTCGGACGCGTTCCTCGAGCGGGCCCGCGCCCGCCTCGGCGAGTCTGCGCGGCGACGCGGCGCAGCAGAGACCGAGCGACCTGAGGAGGTGTCACGATGA
- a CDS encoding ABC transporter ATP-binding protein: MSDDPGREGEGEIAAAADERWPLVALLREHGRGDLKWLGLGSASSAGSQFLSNIDMLIIGLAFDAMFNDEPYALFLVPDVWIPADPTGQLLFTVALLAGIKVIDMGLAIFSLWALFLFGQRTIHRVRVAVYDDVQRLDAGFFDDQRTGEVMSVLNNDVNSLEESLTQGPNLAVFATTTVVSSLLYMLILNWQLALLPLTLVPIVAIVNWWFSRKHEQRNDEVREETGVVNALLETNVSGVSTVKAFGGERYETGRVREASDAYREASWYAHIVGVLHQPSMRLLAGVAFVLTLFVGTEWVLDERFWIFAGTITAGELIPFLYYTQQLAQPMRFLAWVTGLYKAGKAAAKRVLGLRQLSPPRDDGDHVLKDPRGAVQFDDVTFGYDAEDADPVLRDISVDVEPGETVGLVGHTGAGKSTLLKLLLAYYEPGKGRITVDGHDLQDVSRSSLRQSIGYVRQDPFLFSGTVRENIAYGLDDPADGDSTVSDNDIVAAAREAGAHEFITELDDGYDTEVGQRGVRLSGGQRQRIALARVLLTDPAMFVFDEATSHVDNRTEVLIQRSLDRLTAEKTTFIVAHRLSTVRNADRILVLDDGEIVERGTHDDLLECDGTYADLWKVQVGELDAD, translated from the coding sequence ATGAGCGACGACCCCGGTCGCGAGGGTGAGGGTGAAATCGCGGCCGCCGCCGACGAACGGTGGCCGCTGGTCGCCCTGTTGCGCGAACACGGCCGGGGCGACCTGAAGTGGCTCGGCCTCGGTAGCGCCAGCTCAGCCGGCTCGCAGTTCCTCTCGAACATCGACATGCTGATCATCGGGTTGGCGTTCGATGCGATGTTCAACGACGAGCCGTACGCGCTGTTTCTGGTGCCTGACGTCTGGATCCCGGCCGACCCGACCGGACAACTCCTGTTTACAGTCGCGCTGCTGGCGGGAATAAAGGTGATCGACATGGGCCTGGCCATCTTCTCGCTGTGGGCGCTGTTCCTGTTCGGCCAGCGAACCATACACCGCGTCCGGGTCGCCGTCTACGATGACGTCCAGCGCTTGGACGCCGGCTTCTTCGACGACCAGCGGACCGGCGAGGTGATGAGCGTGCTCAACAACGACGTCAACTCCTTAGAGGAGTCGCTGACGCAGGGCCCGAACCTCGCGGTCTTCGCGACGACGACTGTCGTCAGTTCACTGCTGTACATGCTGATCCTGAACTGGCAGTTGGCGCTACTCCCGCTGACGCTCGTCCCAATCGTTGCTATCGTCAACTGGTGGTTCAGCCGCAAACACGAGCAGCGCAACGACGAGGTTCGCGAGGAGACTGGCGTCGTCAACGCCTTGCTTGAGACGAACGTCAGCGGCGTCTCGACGGTCAAAGCTTTCGGCGGTGAGCGATACGAGACCGGCCGCGTCAGGGAGGCGTCCGACGCCTATCGGGAGGCCTCTTGGTACGCCCACATAGTCGGCGTCCTCCACCAACCGTCGATGCGGCTGCTCGCTGGTGTTGCGTTCGTCCTCACCCTGTTCGTCGGCACCGAGTGGGTCCTCGACGAACGGTTCTGGATCTTCGCCGGCACGATCACCGCCGGCGAACTCATCCCGTTTCTCTACTACACCCAGCAACTCGCGCAGCCGATGCGGTTTCTCGCCTGGGTGACCGGCCTCTACAAGGCCGGGAAGGCCGCCGCCAAGCGCGTCCTCGGGCTCCGGCAGCTCTCCCCGCCCCGCGATGACGGAGATCACGTCCTCAAGGACCCGCGTGGCGCGGTCCAATTCGACGACGTCACGTTCGGGTATGACGCCGAAGACGCCGACCCGGTCCTCCGAGACATCTCCGTCGATGTCGAACCTGGCGAGACGGTCGGGCTGGTCGGTCACACGGGCGCGGGGAAATCGACGCTGCTGAAGCTCTTGCTGGCGTACTACGAGCCCGGCAAGGGCCGAATTACGGTCGACGGTCACGACCTGCAGGACGTTTCGCGGTCGTCGCTACGCCAGTCGATTGGCTACGTGCGACAGGACCCGTTCCTGTTTTCGGGGACGGTTCGAGAGAACATCGCCTACGGGCTGGATGATCCCGCAGACGGCGACAGCACGGTCTCCGACAACGACATCGTGGCCGCCGCGCGAGAGGCTGGTGCACACGAGTTCATCACCGAACTGGACGATGGCTACGACACCGAGGTCGGCCAGCGCGGCGTCCGCCTGTCGGGCGGCCAGCGCCAGCGGATCGCCCTCGCTCGCGTCCTGCTGACTGACCCCGCGATGTTCGTCTTCGACGAAGCGACGAGCCACGTCGATAACCGGACCGAAGTCCTGATCCAACGGAGTCTCGACCGACTCACGGCCGAGAAGACGACGTTCATCGTCGCCCATCGGCTTTCGACGGTGCGAAACGCAGATCGGATTCTCGTCCTCGATGACGGCGAAATCGTCGAACGCGGCACGCACGATGACCTCCTCGAGTGCGATGGAACCTACGCCGACCTCTGGAAGGTACAGGTTGGCGAACTCGACGCCGACTGA
- the mptA gene encoding GTP cyclohydrolase MptA yields MSHQLPDVQATSPDVTVGLSQVGVTGVEKLVKIAREDDRPIVLTAEFEVFVDLPAWRKGADMSRNMEVIDEILEDATREEAYRVEDVCGDAAERLLEKHDYTSTAKVSMQAEFMRREQTPASDRETQHTVDIIASATATEEGTREEIGAEVTGMTVCPCSQGMSASRAKQTLEDLGVEEETITEFLDEVPQPGHSQRGHATLTVEAGGDPEVDLNDVIDIARDSMSARIYNLAKRPDEDHMTYAAHADAKFVEDCVRALAEGVIDEFDHLADDAVITMKQSNDESIHQHNAHAERKVEMGTLREEVNGGSE; encoded by the coding sequence ATGAGTCATCAGCTTCCGGACGTGCAGGCAACGTCGCCAGACGTGACCGTCGGCCTGAGCCAGGTCGGCGTCACCGGCGTCGAAAAGCTCGTCAAGATCGCCCGCGAAGACGACCGCCCAATCGTCCTCACCGCCGAATTCGAGGTCTTCGTCGACCTGCCCGCCTGGCGCAAGGGTGCAGACATGAGCCGCAACATGGAGGTCATCGACGAAATCCTCGAGGATGCGACCCGCGAGGAGGCCTACCGCGTCGAGGACGTCTGTGGCGACGCCGCCGAACGACTGCTCGAAAAACACGATTACACCTCCACGGCGAAGGTGTCGATGCAAGCGGAGTTCATGCGTCGTGAGCAAACACCTGCAAGCGACCGCGAGACCCAGCACACGGTCGACATCATCGCCTCCGCGACGGCGACCGAGGAGGGCACACGCGAAGAGATCGGCGCGGAAGTGACGGGAATGACTGTCTGTCCATGCTCGCAAGGAATGTCTGCCTCGCGCGCGAAACAGACACTCGAGGATCTGGGTGTCGAAGAAGAGACGATTACCGAGTTCTTAGACGAAGTCCCACAGCCGGGTCACTCCCAGCGCGGGCACGCGACGCTGACGGTCGAAGCGGGCGGCGACCCCGAGGTCGATCTGAACGACGTCATCGACATCGCACGCGATTCGATGAGCGCACGGATCTACAACCTCGCAAAGCGCCCGGACGAAGATCACATGACCTACGCGGCCCACGCGGACGCAAAGTTCGTCGAAGACTGCGTGCGCGCACTCGCCGAGGGCGTAATCGATGAGTTCGACCATCTCGCAGATGATGCAGTCATTACGATGAAACAATCTAACGACGAGTCGATCCACCAGCACAACGCGCACGCCGAACGCAAAGTCGAGATGGGCACGTTGCGCGAGGAAGTCAACGGCGGCAGCGAATAG
- a CDS encoding TrmB family transcriptional regulator, with amino-acid sequence MASLRDLGLSEYEARAYRALLNTGPTTAKELSRASDVPMGRIYDVLNSIEQYNLVRSQTASRPKKYVAVEPSTALDRLLEDKKRELDEKADQYESIVDDLSDELDAADPVEDQFWTAAVGPEETTDLLLERLAAADDHIVMVAADPVPERDIQAVSEEVLAHLEDALDRGVSVDVLMTREMVSSISEKVGRRYRDTLQARDDFDVRTNDDVTGSFNILDDLEICIQVPNPLSSGEAFGMIDLKDPEFAASVNQEFVPRWEAADPLQF; translated from the coding sequence ATGGCCAGTCTCAGGGACCTCGGGCTTTCAGAGTACGAGGCTCGAGCGTATCGTGCACTGCTAAATACGGGCCCGACAACGGCCAAGGAGTTGTCGCGAGCGAGCGACGTGCCGATGGGCCGGATTTATGACGTGCTCAACAGCATCGAACAGTACAACCTCGTGCGGAGCCAGACCGCGAGCCGTCCAAAAAAGTACGTTGCGGTCGAACCATCGACCGCACTGGATCGATTGCTCGAGGATAAGAAACGCGAACTCGACGAAAAGGCAGACCAGTACGAATCCATCGTCGATGATCTCTCGGACGAACTCGACGCGGCCGATCCTGTCGAGGATCAGTTCTGGACCGCCGCCGTCGGTCCCGAGGAGACGACGGATCTCCTCTTGGAGCGACTGGCAGCCGCGGACGATCATATCGTAATGGTTGCAGCGGACCCAGTCCCAGAACGTGATATTCAGGCTGTCAGTGAGGAAGTGCTGGCACACCTCGAGGACGCACTCGACCGCGGCGTCTCAGTCGACGTGCTGATGACTCGGGAAATGGTGTCGTCGATCTCGGAGAAGGTGGGGCGGCGGTATCGCGACACGTTGCAGGCTCGAGACGACTTCGACGTGCGGACGAACGACGACGTAACTGGGTCGTTCAACATCCTCGACGATCTCGAGATCTGTATTCAGGTTCCGAACCCGCTCTCCTCAGGCGAGGCGTTCGGCATGATTGACTTGAAAGATCCAGAGTTCGCTGCGAGCGTCAATCAGGAGTTCGTTCCGCGGTGGGAAGCGGCCGACCCGCTACAGTTTTGA
- a CDS encoding DUF255 domain-containing protein yields MDDVTRVEWREWGQDAFAEAAEAEIPVLLSLTATWCDHCHEMDAETYAEPRIAANINDSFVPVRVDVDRHPRVRDRYNMGGFPSTVFLAPDGTVLTGAGYLGEDGMRQVLDSVRSMWQTKGTDAASVPRSLREDNPPAGELTGDIEAAMLGQLTETYDETAGGWGTEPKFPLPDALEFALKRDRQMALRSFDAVGANLLDTYDGGFYRFAGERDWSNVQHEKLLDSNAALIRAFANAYLHTGKEEYREPAERTLEYLTTTLWNDEVDAFANSQAPGQPGAHSIDATERAAVDDPPVDDGVFAGPNALAIDGLLTYYAYTDDERARRYAERALAVLREDLLADGVVAHQYETATDDSESTPLLLTQARTLTALTAAGNVLDPAVLEDAVAVAETTLDELHDGESFIDGPRTGAGLLERPLRPLDANVAFADALINLAALADADVGGDVDIDADRYRRYARETLSAFAGASDRFGVQIAHYATAVSRLLEGPLTITVAADPGSDLHRAALRMADHEKVVVPNATSLDNGTACVKRGDDQSAPAETPGELSKRVQSVLEHSQA; encoded by the coding sequence ATGGACGACGTAACGCGCGTCGAGTGGCGCGAGTGGGGACAGGATGCCTTCGCCGAGGCGGCAGAGGCTGAGATCCCCGTTTTGCTCTCGCTGACGGCGACGTGGTGTGATCACTGTCACGAAATGGATGCAGAAACCTACGCCGAGCCACGGATTGCGGCGAACATCAACGATAGCTTCGTCCCGGTTCGCGTCGATGTCGACCGCCACCCGCGCGTGCGTGATCGGTACAACATGGGCGGCTTTCCGTCGACGGTCTTTCTCGCCCCCGACGGGACCGTCCTGACGGGCGCGGGCTATCTCGGCGAGGACGGCATGCGCCAGGTACTCGACAGCGTCCGCTCCATGTGGCAGACGAAAGGCACCGACGCGGCCAGTGTCCCGCGCTCGCTCCGAGAGGACAACCCGCCAGCAGGCGAGCTGACCGGCGATATCGAGGCCGCAATGCTCGGCCAGCTAACCGAAACGTACGACGAGACTGCTGGTGGCTGGGGCACCGAACCAAAGTTCCCGTTGCCCGACGCCCTCGAGTTCGCGCTGAAACGCGACCGGCAGATGGCCTTGCGCTCGTTCGACGCCGTCGGCGCGAACCTGCTGGATACCTACGATGGTGGGTTCTATCGATTCGCGGGCGAACGTGACTGGTCGAACGTCCAACACGAGAAACTGCTTGATTCGAACGCCGCACTCATCCGAGCGTTCGCCAATGCCTATCTCCATACGGGCAAGGAGGAGTACCGCGAACCCGCCGAACGGACACTCGAGTACCTGACGACAACGCTCTGGAACGACGAGGTCGACGCCTTCGCGAACAGTCAAGCACCCGGTCAGCCCGGCGCACACAGCATCGATGCAACTGAACGCGCTGCGGTTGACGACCCGCCGGTCGACGACGGCGTCTTCGCCGGACCGAACGCGCTCGCAATCGATGGCCTGCTCACGTACTACGCCTACACCGACGACGAACGCGCTCGCCGCTACGCCGAACGCGCACTCGCCGTTCTCCGCGAGGATTTGCTCGCAGACGGCGTCGTTGCTCATCAGTACGAGACTGCAACCGATGACAGCGAATCGACGCCGCTGCTTCTGACACAGGCTCGTACGCTCACCGCGCTCACGGCTGCTGGGAACGTCCTCGATCCCGCTGTCCTTGAGGATGCAGTTGCCGTCGCCGAGACGACACTCGACGAACTCCACGATGGCGAGTCGTTCATCGACGGTCCCCGGACCGGCGCAGGCTTGCTCGAGCGGCCACTTCGTCCACTCGATGCGAACGTCGCGTTCGCGGACGCGCTGATTAATCTCGCGGCGCTCGCGGACGCAGACGTTGGCGGCGATGTCGATATCGACGCCGATCGATACCGTCGTTACGCCCGTGAGACACTTTCGGCCTTCGCCGGTGCGAGCGACCGTTTCGGCGTCCAGATCGCCCACTACGCGACGGCAGTCTCGAGGTTGCTCGAGGGGCCATTGACGATCACCGTCGCCGCCGACCCCGGTTCGGACCTTCACCGCGCCGCGCTTCGGATGGCCGACCACGAGAAAGTCGTCGTTCCGAACGCGACCAGTCTCGACAACGGTACGGCCTGTGTCAAGCGCGGCGACGACCAGTCCGCTCCCGCTGAAACTCCCGGCGAGTTGAGCAAGCGCGTCCAATCCGTTCTCGAGCACTCACAGGCCTGA